A window of Megachile rotundata isolate GNS110a chromosome 11, iyMegRotu1, whole genome shotgun sequence genomic DNA:
TTGGCATAAAAATGCCCATGGTTCAAAACATGAAAGTAAATGTTCCTTATCAGACAAAAGCCAAGAAAGCTTATGTGATAAAGAATGACTTTCTAAACTACAACATAAGATtcattaaaatatgttatataaatttaaatattacataatttactTCTACAATTACCTTTTGTACAACCATAACATATCTTTTTGTGATGTTATTTGGGttggcaaatttgaaaaataatcttGAGACTCTGAGATAACAGGTGATAACGCTAAAGAAGGTTGTAGCCAATTTAAACCTTGTATAAAAATCCAACAATCTGGTTCTcccttataataaattttattattttcctctttttcttacttttaatattatcaaagtaCTGTTATTCCTCGTTATGTTTGTCATAATTATCATATgaaaacaatattaaataaaaatactaaaattgtttTACTTTGTTTCAATTTGACACACAGATAAAAAGAAGAcaagttattaaatataataatgaaatttactttataatttaaaataagttagaaacAATGAAAACAAGAGGATAAAGACTATCTTACATTTTGATTAAATATTCGACAGCCATGTTTGAATATACGCTCCATCACATTGTGAAGACGATTTAAACCGCCGTAAACATTCCATACGTTCAAAACGCCGTCAACCAATAAACCTTCTACAGTAGTACGAAGACTCTGTAGAAGTTGCCATTGCTCTCTAATATGGGCGTCGTCGCACATGCTCACAATCGGGAATCACTTGCTACATCAATTAACAAATTACTTATCGTTACGTAGTAAAATATTCTTTGACAAAGTTAACAATAGTTTTACATTAGGCAAACATTATGTATCGATATCAACAACGTTAACTTATACTATCGTAGATGTTCATCGAACTTCCTGTTACTGCATTGAGATATTGAGATTGCTGATTTTGACGTTACATCATTGTAAGGGATTTTATTACCCGTACGTCATCGTTTAACGTACGTGGAATCACATAACTATTTCCTTACATAGCTTTAGTGGAAGAAAACATATGTAAGATACATCAGATAGTATGTACCGCATTAACGTCAAGTAACACGCATGACATTTGCTAATAGGTTAGAAATTGGCGTATACGCTAGGTATTTCCCCGACACAAAAGAATGTACTTCCTTTGCGCATCTTGGCTAAATTCACAAGCCATTTCAGCATTAGTGTAGTACTAATCTACATTCCGATTCTTGCTTCGTGATTATATACACGGTGAACAAAAATTCATGAATACTGGAAAGAAATGATTATCATACAtaacaaattctgtaattttaaataatatatctgAAGTaagttattttcaaataaattattgaacgtATAACAAATGTTTTCGTAGAGGTATTAGTTTATACTGTAATATTCTGACAGAACATCTTTTCCCGCCAAAGATTTTAAAATCTACTCACGTGACCAGCAAGTAGTTACGGGCCACGATTCACAGTCGCTTTGCACCTCAAAACTAGTTTTACCGCAACTCGCCGGCGGAAAAGTAGTTCGTAGGATTGTGTTTCGTTCCTAATCCTGATTTATAACATAACTTCGTTTTTTCGGAACGGTTATTTCTCAATTAACAAAAATGTCTACTAAACCTGCATTCAAAGTGGGTAAGTACTAAAATCATGAACAAATTCCGAGTTACATTACTCAGCACATGGTCGTTGATTTGGAGCAAAAGTCGTAAACTTATTTTATGGTATTTAAAGATGCCATTTCTCGTACAATACATGGGAAGAATAGCAAAGAgcgtgttaaaatatttatggaCAATTAATTgtgaattaaattacaaaattgaaagaatCTAATACGACGATAAACGATGATTAACCTACACGACCATGTGTTTGTCAAAAAAAGTCTTTGCAACGCATATTGACATTGATTTTATCTAAAACGATCTCGCACaatagaatttaataaaaaattcattaattcaaaCCCAAATTTGATTGAACCGCAATCACGAAACAATTGAAAGTGTGTCGTAAGCGCCATCATTGATGTGCGTACGAAAATTCAAATCATTGTCTCAGTAAAATcgattgttaaataattttgttaattttatttgacagTTTGCTtataaagcaataaaaaattaattgattaataaattaacaaacaatttttttattaatcgtAGCTGATTTGTCGTTGGCGGAATGGGGACGGAAAGAAATCACTTTGGCAGAACACGAAATGCCAGGATTGATGGCTATTAGGAAGAAATATGGTCCTGAAAAGATTTTAAAAGGTGCACGAATTGCCGGATGTCTTCACATGACGGTGCAGACTGCAGTACTTATTGAAACCCTCATTGAACTTGGTGCCGAggtaagtttttaatttttattcgtatCGGAAGATTTCGCGCGCATTTTTTATCGGTACGATTCAGATTAATCGTTCGATTCGTATTATGACAATTTTATGAATACATGTTTCTTTATCTGTGATAATGCGAATTGTTCTCCTAATCTTTTATTTCAACTTATGATGAACATTTATCTTGTTCGTAAAAAGAAATGACACAAATAAATCGCATTTACACGTCAACGAAATCTTATCTTGTAGGATCATGACCTCGCATCTTTCGTAAGATCCGTTTACAATTGTATCAGACATTGAAAATACGTAGAATCTTTTTTTTCAATAGGAATTTAGATCAGATAATGCAACAAGAGTGTTTCTCTTTCATTGTAATGCAACACATTCTTcctttgtacaaaataaaaaagaagttaCCCTAACAACAAAATATACTTGCAATTTTTTCTACCAATTTGAACAAAAATCATGTGTTattgacatattttttatttatgtatacaatACTTTGACCTTAGTTCAACACTGAACTATATATATAATCTATCCTTATTTATAATCAAACTTCACAAAACATTGTATTGGATTCTTAAActtatcatacaatatcaaaCCTGGATGTTACACCTCAGAAACAACTTCTCCATGTTTCAACGTTACACAGACATCCATTGCCATCATACTGCTTACTCATTGGAAACACTTGATGCACACTCAACAGGGGTTACCGTGATTACTGATACGTTACCGCTCCTTCACTAGGTGCAATGGTCGTCGTGCAACATATTCAGCACGCAAGATCATGCGGCAGCTGCTATTGCAAAAGCAGGGATCCCTGTGTATGCGTGGAAAGGTGAAACCGACGAGGAGTACCTATGGTGTATAGAGCAAACCCTTGTCTTTAAAGACGGTCAACCGTTAAACTTGATCCTCGACGATGGAGGTGATTTGACCAATTTAGTTCACAATAAGTTCCCACAATACTTGGAAAACTGTCGAGGCATTTCCGAAGAGACCACTACAGGCGTTCACAATCTGTACAAGATGTTGAAAGAAGGCACACTGAAGGTCCCAGCGATAAACGTGAACGATTCAGTAACAAAGGTTCGTCATACATCATTCTCCGAGTATATCCCTGGATTCTATATGATTCCCTTCTGTCGAGCAGAGCAAGTTCGATAATTTGTATGGATGCAGAGAGTCATTAATCGATGGTATCAAGCGGGCAACAGACGTTATGATCGCTGGAAAGGTCTGTGTGGTTGCTGGTTATGGAGATGTTGGAAAAGGATGTGCTCAAAGTCTCAGAGCACTTGGTGGACGTGTGATTATCACCGAAATTGATCCTATTAACGCTTTACAAGCAGCCATGGAAGGATACGAGGTGATAACTAATGCTTTCAGAATTCAGACTAAAGGATCCTGAAACTTCCAATGTGGGTTACTCCTTGAACAGATTATTGCATGTTCTTCTTAGGTGACTACAATGGAAGAGGCATCAAATAAAGGACAAATATACGTTACCACTACAGGATGCAAAGACATCATAATGGGTAACCACTTTATAAACATGCCAGAGGATGCTATTGTTTGTAATATTGGTCACTTTGACTGTGAGATCGATGTTACGTGGCTGGAAAAGAACGCTGTCGAGAAAGTGAATGTCAAGCCACAAGTAGACAGATACACGCTGAAAAATGGAAGGTGGGCAATGAATATGTAGTGACTGCTCATATTTATGGTTTAACAAAACTTCAAAAAGAACAGTCATTCATTAAACAATCACCTGTTGCAAAAAATATGTGAATAATCATTTAAACAGGATAGGTCATCCATCGCTTCAGCTTCACGTTCGATTCTCCCGTTTCAGACACATCATTCTCCTAGCAGAGGGCCGTTTAGTTAATCTTGGATGCGCGACTGGACATTCCAGTTTCGTGATGAGCAACTCATTCACAAACCAAGTTTTGGCGCAGATAGAACTGTGGACTAAGACCGAATCCTATCCAGTCGGTGTTTATATGCTGCCAAAGAAATTGGACGAAGAGGTTGCAGCGTTGCATTTGAATCATCTTGGCGTGAAACTAACAAAATTATCAGAAGAACAAAGCAAATATCTTGGCGTACCTGTAGAAGGGCCTTACAAGGCGGACCATTATCGATATTAGTCGCTGAACACCTAATGGCTCATATGTACTTCTATCTATGTAATTAAAATGTGCCGGCGATAGTGTTTCGATTTGCATTATCGGCCGTTAATCTGTTAGTCATTCATTTATTAACATCACTCGATTGTCAAGTGTTCTGTTCAATCGATCAACGCCAACGCAGGAACTGTATTTTGTAGTACTACTTTTTTAATGTCTACAAACTTGCGTAGATGCAGCTatcgtttttaaataaaaggaatTTGTTTACGAGTCAGTTTCTTTGAAATGGAACAAAAAAATGTTACCACTCCTCCATTAGAAGTTAGACCTTTGCTAAAGGTAATATTACCCGGTATAAAGTTTATTGAGGCCTCTTTTCGTATAAGCAGAACAATTAGTATTTTCAGCTAGCTAGATGGACGCTGTTAGTTAGTGGCATAATTTACGGTATCGTTCAGAAGAGAAAATATACTGTGATAGAAAATAAGTtacgagaagaagaagagagagagaggcctGCTAGAGAAGCCCGTATGCGTTGTGAAAGACTTCGACGCAACGCCGGTACATTTTGCTATCATTTTTGTAATGTACATAATGCTTTTTATGTGTTATTCCCCTTGCAGCTGATATGGCAGAGCTGGAAAGAATATTTTTAGGAACAACTTCAACTGATACAACAGAAATACCGTGTAATGGAGACGTAACTTCAGAAGATAAGAGCTCAGTATCAGATAGTACAAAAGAAATAGTTGTTCCTTCAGACGATAACCAAGAAATACCAAACATGGATGAATTGGAAGAAACAGACATTTCTCCCGGTTATGACGCAGAAGATTTTGACGAGTAAAAAAACGATAAAAAGAATGTAATATAAAAGATGATTTTATGAAGTTAGCTGTAAATGAAATAAAGCCCCAAATTTGCAACAGACTTTAAAGAAAAAGACATGTTTATTATCCTGTCATAACATTCATTACTTTTCATCGCGATTATGTAcacttcttatttttttttatttacaattttaataaggtAGAACTTTCCTGTAAGCAATAGCATCCACAGCCTGTTGGACATAGTGTTTCGCTACTGAACCATTTTGCTAAATGCTGTGTGTGTCCTCCATGTCCACAGAAAACACAGAAGTTACTTGGACCTGAacataatgtattttaaattgaattttctcAAAAAAAGGAAGTGTGAAATATTCATAACTAAGACTCAATATACCTCTCACGGAAATATGACAAATTACACATTCTAAAGCTAATCGTTTGCAGCTTATACATTGAGGTCCTCTGCTAACTTTACCACACATTTGGCACTCGCTTTGAAACTCAACACCTTTGTGCGTGTCCAACGGAGTTGCACTCACGTGTTTTAATACTTGTGCACGCGCATCCAATAGTCTCCATCTATGTAATACTTCTGCATATGCTTTTTTGTATCCATCGTAAAGAGTAGTATATTTTTCGTCGAGCAATCTGCAAAACTGGTGTTGATATAGGTTCTTACTTCATACTATGATAGGAATGGAATTTAATCTTATACCTAATACTTTTTACAGAATCCCCAAACGAATCTTGAATTAACTTTAAATCATCTAATGAATCAGACCACGAGTTCGATCGGTGttgtttcaaattctgaaagttcCATCCTTCCAATGTGGTATCCGCTAAGTGAATTGTATGATACGGCGAACCACCAggctaaaaaaatatataaggcATAATATATTATAGCTTAACATGTTATGTTGAAATTAACATCAAaaacataatatacataattaacAAGATGAACAATATGTCTCTGATCACTTTCTGCGCAAAGATGTTTGTCTTCTgtataaaattgaaacattatcACAACAAACAGTACATCACATATAATTAGTTACTACCAACTACTAAATAGTATTAGTCAGAATACTGTAAAACAATTAGATACAACATTAAAAAGTTTGGCATTTTAAAATCAGGCATTGGCCAAACCTGCATGCTTTGTGATATCACGACACTTCCAGTCCGATGCTGTAAGGCAGTAACAAATATCATCATGATAAGTGAACCCTAAGAATCAAACATTTCAAACACGCACAAACTTAGAAAATTCGGAAACCATGCCTTACCTTCAACCACCACTTTCCTGTAGAAAGCCTCTATAACAAAGATAACATTGTATCAATTATCTGGTAACttcgaaaaatttataaagagaGTAATGAAATGAAACAGCAGATTACGTCGGTATAGTATGCCTTTTCGATTTACAAACACAGATAGTGAAGTAGGAAAACTTCTCTGAATACGTCTTAATTATTATGATGCAGTTTACTTTGAGatcttttttatacatttatagatCTGTAATATATGTCTCGCTTTTATGGTATAGATAACGCATATGATACCGTCGTATCGCAACAGCAGATCGTATTTACATTGTTCAATTATTTCTCATGCACTGAAAGAGTTGCGTGCTGAGTATGAAAGATGTGATATACTGCGATTCGAATAGGCTAACATCGAAACACGAATAAAtgattatatttaaaaagtaaCCTTGAATATCGAGATGTTCAACATGTTTTATGAACAGAAGACAAATGATCAAGACATTTAACACACATCAGTTTTTAATGATACTATAAAAATAGTGCTCGTGCTAGACCATGCTAGAACTCAACACTCACGTATGAATATAACATACTTACACTAACGTTGATAGATTTGCTACTTAGTCGTGTTTGAGAAATATCAGGATTTTCCGAACGATAACTAAATGCACAACTCAGCATACCTGCCATTTGAATATCTGACTGATTGGCATAATGCTGTATCCTAGGATAAATGATAAATAACTATGATCATATGTGCAcaacaatataaataatttctttattacTTACAAGGAATGAATCAAATTTTGACCAAAAGGATGTAAAGGCCATGGGGCATCGATATCAGGTGACTGACAAGAATTTTGTCCCACGTTCGCAACTGGCTGTGAAATAACGAGAGCAGCCAAACACCATGCCTGAACTAAATCTGGACGTTCTAGTGCCGCGGCAATATTTGCATTATATTGACACATTGCTGGGATGTCAGTAATATTAATGCTACGAATCAAACAAGATTAAAAGatcttataataaaaaagatatGCAGCAATTAcacatgaaatataaaattattcattgcaCTTACACATATTTCTCAGCTAGCTCTTTGTTAACGAAAAATAATGACGAGGCAtcatatattattaccataaaatgataatttttacAACATGACCTGTAGGTCATTCTGTTCGTATTGTGTAATCCTCGACTTATTTTCTGTGAATTTCAAAACATCTCTTTGTATAATGTTAAGCAGCATTGGTAAATATCTTACACTTTCATGATCTTCATCAAAGTCACTACCACTTACACGATCTTGAAAATAAAACGAACTTATAGGAATGTTATCATTCGACTGTACATAGGAGTTCGAATACATGTGTATAAAGTGTTCTCCATTGCCAATCCCATTTCCTAAAGCAGAAAGTGCTCTAGGTGTGGTATTTTCAGGTTTCATTGATGACCTTCTGGTGTACGAAGCGCGACCAAAACATACAAGTATTCCTATTGAAACATTGAATTGAGCCCCAGTACACAaattatttgatcatttttacgaTTTTGTTTACATACCCACACAACAAAATTTAGCACCAGAAGTTCTAGGAAACGGTATATTGGCATCTTGATAATTAGTGTATATGTTAGAAGAACCTAAGAAATTTGCATTATCCTGAATGTCGTATCCTAAATGACTACTTTCATTTTCGTCCTTTTTACATGTCTACAGAAATAGAAAAACTATTATTCAAAACGAACGTCAACCATATGACGAAAAATAAGTTTTATCTTTACTTGCTCTAAAGTTGTAATTAATTGTCTAAGGCAGGGTTCTAAACATGATCTGTTCTTTTTAACACGCTGCTGAGCAGTCTgttttaaaacttttaataatttcgtcATTGTTGTATTATCAATTGTTGTTCCAGGACAAAACTGAAATGTGGGTTGTGCACTGTATGGATAATTTGGAGGgaaatttacttttaatatCACATTGTAACTTTTGTTGGATGCTGTTACAGTACAACTACGTTCTACAGCATCCATTTCATTAACCTAAAATAATAGAAACGTTTATTCTCATATATTTATACTGTTATATCATGTTATATTACCTCTATATTGGgtatattcatatttatcaaAGAGAATTCTTGCTGCAAGGTCTTTGGTTGTGTAGGAGAcgatatttctttattattttcgaTATATGTATCTGATTCAGAATTCAATGTCGGTTCATCTACTTTTGTTGTTATACAACTCACTTCGCGATCATTTTGAGTATCGTTAAGTTGCAGTTGCTGGACGGATTGTAATGTTCCTAAATCAAAAGCACATATTAATTAGTTAAAATTTTGACTACAAAAAATGTACTATATTTACAAGCAAAATATACgcacttatattattatcttcAGAATACTGAGTATAAATAGATGTATTATCATCTATGCCATGTCCACATAACTAAAATGTTATTGTTCtagattatttttatacaaacaaTAGTTACCGTTTattatgtaatatgtacatatatatacacctACTTTTTTTAAAATGGGATCAATTTTATATATCCTTAAACATTGATCTTTTGACCAAGTAATCAATTCAAAATcactattttctaatttttgatgCCTCCATTGAAACTCAAGAACAACATCAGTATGTCCTACAAAAGTATAAATAGGTGCACTGAGGTTCGTTATGTTCCATAATAACAGACTATTCTCTCCTCGTCGTAATTGCGGTACTACTATTGTTACCAATCCCTCCCCAAATGGCTGTGGATGATTTAacttttataattacaaataaaattaaatttcattaaatagaATGTTATTTTTACCGTATATCTAGCCCTCCACACTGGTGAATTTGTTGTCAAAATGCTCTCTGCTCTACGTGGATTACTAATATCAAAGATTTTCACTGTACAATCTTGACTAGAAGTAGCCAGTTGATTTTGTTGGAATGGACACCAATCTAAACCATGTATCTAAAATAACTTTggtgtaaataattattgtaatgatGTTGTCAAATAGAACAGAAATATTCACTTTTGTTAAGTGAGCAGCTATATACTGCATAGGGCTATTTCCTTTTCGTTGATCCCATATTTTAATGTCCCCATCATGAGCCGTAGCTAACATGTTAGGAGATAAAGCATTCCATCTTACTTGGGAAGAACCAGCTGTAACATGGTCATTTATAATTACATTCAAATGTTTAGAACAATAGCTTTTTATCAACTTCTTAAGTATCCCAAAGTATATTTACCTACTGCAGACAAAGATAAACAAGGCCTTCTTTGATCCCTTACATCCcaaatatgtataaatgtatCAATACTACAAGAAGCAACAATATCTGGTTCCTTAGGATGCCAGTTTAAgtcacttactactcttgtatGTGCTTTAAGACTATTTGTTGTTTGTAAGTCATAACAGCCAACTCCATTAAGAGATAATATTTCGATACGTGTATTACTCTACAATCAAagtttaaataaacattttatgaTATATGCTTGAAATACATAATACTCAATTTCTTACCGATACAGCACACAGGTGAGAATTTGTACTTGTAGGATTCCATTCAGCCGAGCCAACTTCGTATTTGCTttgtctttgaaatttttttaaggtATCAGCACCTTCATCTAGATGTTTCACTGCGAAATACCGACGTCTACAAACATGTGAGAAAGACAGACACATTAAAAAAAAGCCTGTATAAAGTAAACAGTCTTTGTATTCATAATTTCTTACCCAGCAAGTAATACGTAATTGCCAGTCGCGTCCACGGCCATAGTATTAGCCTACGAATGATAAAGATAATTGAATAGTTAAGAACACtcaattattataatgaataaaaaataaacgaatCATTTCATGAAGCTATTGTAGGAATACATTTCTATTTCATAAAACAACGTGCCTGTAAATCGCGATGCTCCGTGACCACATAGTCGCTACCCCAACGTTTTGACATTTTACCAGTAAATTCGAATTCCTGTCAGCATTATGCAAGGTTAGAAATAAACCGAGTACGCAACCAGAGTtaaattgtatgtattttatttcacagaTGATCGGATCCTTTTCGCGCAGCTCGACTGAGCTTGGAAAGCTGCTTGGTGGGGAGACCCCACTAGTCTGTTCTTTTGCTAGTATTATATACATAGAGTGGATAGTAATATATAGAAtgagagaatttgaaaaatttgggaacattaggattttaaatttttggaaattttttaattttgtcgaTAAAATAAAAGGCTACTAAGTATATAAATCTAGCGTCTTAATCGTAAGAGCGCTTGCGCGTTAATGTTAATTACGAATCTTCCTAGAACCTATCAGAACCAACCTGCGCAGAAATAATCGAAATCTGGTTATTCGGAGGTTCCATTACCCGCGAAATAGAGTACACATATATACAACCATGGACACATTCAAAGTTGCGTACGTGATATGCTGCAACGCGTTCTGTACACACACATTCTTATCATTGCTTTCCCATTGGTTGAacaaaatacacatatgtacttaCACACTAACAAATGTTAGCAAGGGGTTACCACCAGAGGGGGAACGAAGTAAAAAGAGCAAAAGGGAGAGCAAGATAATTAAAGAGAGAGAAGTTTAAGACGCTTCGCTGTGCTATTTCTGTCACGTATATATTCGCTGTTGCATATAGGTGTACTGACATCGAGAACACAAATAGTTAGTAAACGGTGCGAAATAGGGGTAAAGAAAGATTGAAGTTTGTATTATCTTTGATTACTGCATCGTAGTTTGGTCGGATTTTGGGTGTTTTTCTTTGACAGTGATCGTGATACTTGAAGTGATAGTGACAACAATGTCCGTGATTATGGATTGTTTTTGTCAGTAGCGGACGTGTAAAGGTTGTTTATCGCTTTGTTTGGCTGACTTCTGACAAAAGATTCTGATCTATCATTTTTTCTTATCTTCGTGAAACGTTCACCGGCGAACTTTCTGTTTAGCGTAAATTTTTGGTCGGAGAAACGGTGTCTTTTGTTTCTCAAGGGTAGTCGTCCGTCCTTTACACCGTTTCCCTCTCTTTACGCCTGCACGTCATTCGCGCGGTGCAAGAAGGCAACAACTCGTCACGGCTAAAGCTTGATCCAAGGACCGATTGCTGAAATCGGGACTATACGCAGACGGTAAATTCGTCTTGATATCTTTAATTAGAGATCTGTGATGTACAAGTTCGGCGCCGCGGGAAAAATCATAACGTCCACGATTAATTTCGTACACTCAAAGAGGAAAGGAATTTTcatatacataaaaaaaatgtacaaagacTCGATAAGTCTTCGAAGTAgtagaaattttttaaccttTCGATTATATTGAACTATCTTGGCTGTGCGACTGAGAAACGAGGCCAAGTTTTGTCAAGAAGTACGCTAAAGGTCATCGACTCCTGTGCAACGTAATGGAGTATTAATGACAAAAGCGTTCCGATAGGAGATGCACCAAGAGTATTCAGTACAGAGACACCCTGTTTATCTGATGTAAGGAAAACCACTGTTCTTGGCAAGATGAAGTTGCTTGAAAGTACACGTTTCGAAGCTATAAACAGTGCCTTGTCCATCAAAACTGGAGACAGCAAAATAATAGGCAGGTGAGATGATTGGATCAATGTCTATCAGATTATTCAGAAGCTGTTATGCGATAATAAATGCCAAATTCTATTTCCAGAATAGAGAGTTACTCTTGCAAAATGGCTGGAAATGACAAACAGCTGTATAAACGTTTCAATGCTGAACAAGGTTTCACTCCACATGATCTTCAAGCACTATCACCACCACAAACATCTTTGGGAACGTCACCTGCTCAAGGATACTTTAGGTACTAAAAGTTTCAGGATCAATATAAATCATtacaaatacataaaaaataagatattattcttttacttataaaataaaatatattacaatgaaaaagaaaaaaaaaacaaaatcaatTATTGTAAGAAGCCTATATTTACTTTTTGATTATTTTTGTTACCtgtacattaatttaataacaatcttCTTATGTTTTTATGTATGCAGTCGTAGCGTTTCCGGCGACGAAGATGGCCCACTGTGTGACACAATCAGTAGGAAAACGTTATTCTATTTGATTGCCACTTTAAATTCAGCTTTTCACCCAGATTATGATTTCTCTGATGCTAAGAGCCACGAATTCAGTAAAGAACCAAGCTTGCAATGGGTGATGAATGCTGTAGACAGTAATTTAAGCGCAACGGCGGGAGATCATTATCGCACTCTCCGAACAGCACTTTGGGCCGCTATTGATGATGAAATATCATTAAG
This region includes:
- the Maf1 gene encoding repressor of RNA polymerase III transcription Maf1, whose product is MKLLESTRFEAINSALSIKTGDSKIIGRIESYSCKMAGNDKQLYKRFNAEQGFTPHDLQALSPPQTSLGTSPAQGYFSRSVSGDEDGPLCDTISRKTLFYLIATLNSAFHPDYDFSDAKSHEFSKEPSLQWVMNAVDSNLSATAGDHYRTLRTALWAAIDDEISLSECDIYSYNPDFVSDPFGEDGCLWSFNYFFYNKKLKRIVFFPCRAINPLYVLDSGVGSDFAMDEDEERY